The proteins below are encoded in one region of Flavobacterium sp. IMCC34852:
- a CDS encoding glycosyl hydrolase family 17, translating into MNKLIYIILLLFISCNQKNTSNLVSNEMTAEKILGNVKYQAICYGGYRTQTRETQPTIAEIKEDLKLLSALNIKIIRTYNVHYEEVSNVLKAITELKKEIEGFEMYVMLGAWIDCKNAWTNLPPIHHEESQRNAVEIKEAVRLTNQYPDIVKIIAVGNEAMVKWATSYYVTPDIILKWVNHLQNLKKESKLPKDVWITSSDNFASWGGGGKEYHVEDLNQLIKAVDYISMHTYPMHDTHYNPVFWGVKESEMCLSEKGKIDAAMLRARDYAVQQYDSVVNYMKSIGVNKPVHIGETGWASMSNEHYGNDGSKATDEYKSAQFYNLMREWSNNNKISCFYFEAFDENWKDSANPMGSENHFGLINLQSQAKYALWKEVDKGTFNGLTRNGKPIKKTFNGDEKTLWLEVKTPTSILKN; encoded by the coding sequence ATGAACAAGTTAATTTACATCATACTACTCTTGTTTATATCATGTAATCAAAAAAACACTAGCAATTTAGTTTCAAACGAAATGACCGCAGAAAAAATATTAGGAAATGTTAAGTACCAAGCTATTTGTTATGGCGGATACCGAACCCAAACAAGGGAAACGCAACCCACAATAGCCGAAATAAAAGAGGATTTAAAGTTGCTTTCGGCTTTAAATATTAAAATTATCAGAACCTACAACGTTCATTATGAAGAGGTTTCTAATGTGTTAAAAGCCATAACTGAGCTAAAAAAGGAGATTGAAGGTTTCGAAATGTATGTCATGTTAGGCGCTTGGATTGATTGTAAAAATGCTTGGACAAATTTGCCTCCAATTCACCACGAAGAAAGCCAGCGCAATGCTGTCGAAATTAAGGAAGCTGTCCGTTTGACCAATCAATATCCTGATATTGTGAAAATTATTGCAGTAGGAAATGAAGCTATGGTAAAATGGGCTACGAGTTATTATGTGACACCTGATATCATTTTAAAATGGGTGAATCATTTACAAAACTTGAAAAAGGAATCTAAATTACCCAAAGACGTTTGGATAACCTCTTCAGACAATTTTGCCTCTTGGGGCGGAGGAGGAAAAGAGTATCATGTTGAAGATTTAAACCAGTTGATTAAAGCGGTTGATTACATTTCGATGCACACTTATCCAATGCATGACACTCATTACAATCCTGTTTTTTGGGGCGTAAAGGAAAGTGAAATGTGTTTGTCTGAAAAAGGAAAAATAGATGCAGCCATGCTTAGAGCGAGAGATTATGCAGTTCAACAATACGATAGTGTGGTCAATTATATGAAATCAATTGGCGTAAATAAACCGGTTCATATTGGTGAAACGGGCTGGGCTTCAATGTCCAATGAGCATTATGGCAATGATGGTTCTAAAGCAACTGATGAGTACAAGTCGGCTCAGTTTTATAATTTAATGCGAGAATGGTCTAATAATAATAAAATCTCGTGTTTCTATTTTGAAGCTTTTGATGAGAATTGGAAAGATAGTGCAAATCCGATGGGTTCAGAAAATCATTTTGGATTAATCAATTTGCAATCGCAAGCCAAGTATGCCCTTTGGAAAGAGGTTGATAAAGGAACTTTCAATGGTTTAACCCGAAATGGAAAACCCATCAAAAAGACCTTCAATGGTGACGAAAAAACATTATGGTTGGAGGTAAAAACACCAACATCGATTTTAAAAAATTAA
- a CDS encoding endonuclease III domain-containing protein has translation MTKQERATFVINTLKELYPEIPIPLDHKDPYTLLIAVLLSAQCTDVRVNQITPLLFAKADNPYDMVKLSVEEIKEIIRPCGLSPMKSKGIYGLSQILIEEHHGEVPQSFEALERLPAVGHKTASVVMSQAFGVPAFPVDTHIHRLMYRWNLTNGKNVQQTEKDAKAIFPKELWNELHLQIIWYGREYSPARGWDLEKDIITKTIGRKEVLAEYHKKTSR, from the coding sequence ATGACCAAACAAGAACGTGCAACATTCGTTATAAATACGTTAAAAGAACTTTACCCCGAAATCCCTATTCCGCTTGACCACAAAGATCCTTATACTTTGCTGATTGCCGTTTTGCTTTCGGCACAATGTACCGATGTTCGCGTGAATCAAATTACGCCACTCCTATTCGCTAAAGCGGATAATCCGTATGATATGGTAAAACTTTCGGTGGAAGAAATTAAAGAAATCATTCGCCCTTGTGGCTTATCGCCGATGAAGTCAAAGGGCATTTACGGTTTATCTCAAATTTTAATCGAAGAACACCATGGTGAAGTACCACAGAGTTTTGAAGCATTAGAACGATTACCGGCTGTTGGTCACAAAACTGCCAGTGTTGTTATGTCGCAAGCTTTTGGCGTACCTGCTTTTCCGGTTGATACGCATATTCACCGTTTGATGTACCGATGGAATTTAACAAATGGCAAAAATGTACAACAAACCGAAAAAGATGCTAAAGCCATTTTTCCAAAAGAATTGTGGAACGAATTACATCTGCAAATTATTTGGTATGGAAGAGAATATTCACCGGCTCGCGGTTGGGATTTAGAAAAAGACATCATTACCAAAACCATTGGTCGAAAAGAGGTTTTGGCTGAATACCATAAAAAAACATCCCGATAA
- a CDS encoding family 16 glycosylhydrolase, with protein sequence MISKIISSVRLSGSGHKYPKNNNKHMSKKNTLFQIFLTLFLSIPFGYSQVDVVYTNLVWSDEFDNNGAVNSSKWHHQTQLPAGGSWFNGEVQHYTDQLTNSFVNSGFLNIVAKKEPYTSQGITKQYTSARLNSKFSFLYGRVDVRAKIPTNQGTWPAIWMLGKNVNEDGGFFDSQFGTTNWPACGEIDIMEHGITPSQPVNYIQSALHTPSSFGNTTNIGGTIANNLGNDFHVYSMNWSPFQISFLLDGVVFYTYNPAVKTPSNWPFNAEQYLLLNIAMGGVAGAIPSNFTQAAMEIDYVRVYQNTLVDTQAPTNFTASIGTVTSSTIELLLNAEDNSGNVNYNITYSGGTIALANPSGVPRSVIVPNLMPNTNYTFSVTASDLAGNTFVANPIVLNATTSGVIGCSGTDTEAQAGTFSIGYNYAFETIGTDVKITFEMLDTDKVGVVAFLWRQSPFTEYQMTNVSGNIFTKTITGQTIGSTISYAVKFAYAGGLSVTRFFSYVVGSNCALDIPTSSELSQLCYPNPVEGILHLQLQDHHNQISLTDILGKKHFEMVVSAREDINMSDLKPGIYFLRIQNSRGIQHLKIVKK encoded by the coding sequence ATGATATCGAAGATTATTTCATCAGTTCGCCTTTCAGGCTCGGGTCACAAATACCCGAAAAACAATAATAAACACATGAGTAAAAAAAATACTCTATTTCAAATTTTTCTAACTCTTTTTCTCTCTATTCCATTTGGGTATTCACAAGTTGATGTGGTTTATACCAATTTAGTATGGTCGGATGAGTTTGACAATAATGGTGCTGTGAATTCAAGTAAATGGCATCATCAAACTCAGTTACCGGCAGGTGGAAGTTGGTTTAATGGAGAAGTGCAGCATTATACGGATCAATTAACAAACTCTTTTGTCAATAGTGGTTTTCTGAATATAGTAGCTAAAAAAGAGCCATACACAAGCCAGGGAATAACCAAACAATATACTTCAGCCCGTTTAAATTCGAAGTTTTCGTTTTTATATGGTCGTGTTGATGTTAGAGCAAAAATTCCAACCAACCAAGGTACTTGGCCCGCCATTTGGATGCTCGGTAAAAATGTGAATGAAGATGGTGGTTTTTTTGACAGCCAGTTCGGGACTACCAATTGGCCGGCTTGTGGTGAGATTGATATTATGGAACACGGGATAACACCTTCCCAACCTGTTAATTATATTCAGAGCGCATTGCATACACCTTCATCCTTTGGTAATACTACAAATATTGGTGGTACTATAGCGAATAATTTAGGGAATGACTTTCATGTGTATTCTATGAATTGGTCTCCTTTTCAAATTTCTTTTCTGTTGGATGGAGTAGTATTTTACACCTACAATCCTGCAGTGAAAACACCAAGTAATTGGCCGTTTAATGCAGAACAATACCTTTTGTTGAATATTGCTATGGGAGGAGTTGCAGGAGCGATACCCTCAAATTTCACACAAGCGGCAATGGAAATTGATTATGTTAGAGTATATCAAAATACGCTTGTTGACACTCAAGCACCAACCAACTTCACCGCTTCAATAGGTACAGTAACCAGTTCAACAATAGAATTATTATTGAATGCAGAAGACAACTCAGGGAATGTTAATTATAACATTACTTATAGTGGTGGAACAATAGCTTTGGCTAATCCCTCCGGAGTTCCCAGGTCGGTTATAGTTCCTAATTTAATGCCTAATACTAATTATACTTTTTCAGTGACAGCCAGCGATTTGGCAGGGAATACTTTTGTTGCCAATCCAATAGTTCTCAATGCTACTACCTCTGGAGTTATTGGGTGTTCAGGTACGGATACAGAAGCTCAAGCAGGTACTTTCTCTATAGGATATAATTATGCATTTGAAACCATAGGTACCGATGTTAAAATCACTTTTGAAATGTTGGATACCGATAAAGTTGGTGTAGTAGCCTTTTTGTGGAGACAAAGTCCTTTTACAGAATATCAAATGACGAATGTATCAGGAAATATATTTACCAAAACCATCACCGGACAAACTATTGGTTCAACTATTAGTTATGCGGTTAAGTTTGCCTACGCCGGTGGATTGTCTGTCACAAGATTTTTTTCCTATGTGGTGGGAAGTAATTGTGCTTTAGATATACCAACATCCTCTGAATTAAGTCAGTTATGTTATCCTAATCCTGTTGAAGGTATTTTGCATTTGCAGTTGCAGGACCATCATAATCAAATTTCATTGACCGATATTTTAGGAAAAAAGCACTTCGAAATGGTAGTTAGTGCAAGAGAAGACATCAATATGAGTGATTTAAAACCTGGAATTTATTTTCTCAGAATTCAAAACTCTCGTGGAATTCAACATTTAAAAATAGTGAAGAAGTAG
- a CDS encoding MFS transporter gives MSNTTSTSSGKVPMGQKIAFGLGMLANQMFPAMIGIFTVVLVEKLGFSGLLLGLTYFIPKFYDALFDLIMGYVSDNTKSKWGRRRQYVLAGAIILGISFALMWQLYAENGVTYNFWYFLVISLIFYSGLTIFSIPYVAMGYEMSDDFHERTNIMATSQLIGQLAWVVAPWFWVIMADQTLFPSSEIAVRTLAVYVAIGCAILAAIPAFFIPSKSTLNENYSPIDFKGILGSFGEIKEGLKASIEIKPFRKICIATFLIFNAFQTTAGFSYFIIKYYLFKGNEDGFGLWPTLFGSVGAIITTIAVIPVVARISRIMGKKKAFLISQGISVVGYILLYLLFVPGKPYLFLFALPFFSFGIGSLFTLMMSMTSDVIDIDELNTGKRREGSLGAIYWWMVKFGTAVAGLLSGLILSLVAFQSNAATQTDDTMFWLRIFFVGIPILGTLSAIWIMKDYDVDEAKAREVRALLEKRKEKPKIQSSAYLSGKLSSLLKNNSLNTIKGTDFSTVSETEIKEQYQEILNNGLHGVCFSPYTDGQQIGDVLSFDQIKRRLDIIAPHTQWIRSFSCTEGNELIPEIARQKGLKTIVGAWISDDKDRNEREIQSLIKLAKAGLVDMAAVGNEVLHRNEISEQELISYIKRVKQALPNISVSYVDAYYQFLDRPNLVSNCDVLLVNFYPFWEGANNDYAASYLQNMMEVTQSVANGKKIIISETGWPSRGETVDQAVPSEMNAVKYFVASHEWAKNNNVELFYFSSFDESWKANQEGTVGTAWGIWDKNEKLKFELKLN, from the coding sequence ATGTCAAACACTACTTCAACTTCGTCAGGAAAAGTTCCCATGGGTCAAAAAATTGCCTTTGGATTAGGTATGCTTGCCAACCAAATGTTTCCTGCAATGATTGGCATTTTCACAGTTGTATTAGTAGAAAAATTGGGATTTAGTGGTTTGTTACTCGGTTTAACTTATTTTATTCCAAAGTTTTATGACGCTTTATTTGATCTTATAATGGGATATGTTAGCGATAATACAAAATCGAAATGGGGTAGAAGAAGACAATATGTTTTAGCAGGAGCGATTATATTAGGAATTTCATTTGCATTAATGTGGCAATTGTATGCCGAAAACGGCGTTACTTACAATTTTTGGTACTTTTTAGTTATTTCATTGATTTTTTATTCCGGATTGACCATTTTTAGTATTCCTTACGTAGCGATGGGGTACGAAATGAGTGATGATTTCCACGAGCGAACCAATATTATGGCGACTTCACAACTTATCGGTCAGTTAGCTTGGGTAGTTGCACCTTGGTTTTGGGTGATAATGGCAGATCAAACCTTATTTCCATCAAGTGAAATTGCGGTAAGAACTTTGGCGGTGTATGTTGCAATTGGATGTGCGATTTTAGCGGCAATTCCAGCATTTTTTATTCCAAGTAAATCAACACTTAACGAAAATTACAGCCCGATTGATTTTAAAGGAATCTTGGGAAGTTTTGGAGAAATCAAAGAAGGTTTGAAAGCTTCGATAGAAATAAAACCCTTCAGAAAAATTTGTATTGCCACTTTTTTAATATTTAATGCTTTTCAGACTACAGCCGGATTTTCTTACTTCATCATCAAATATTATTTATTTAAAGGAAATGAAGATGGTTTCGGATTATGGCCTACTTTATTTGGTAGTGTAGGTGCTATTATCACTACAATTGCGGTTATTCCTGTCGTGGCAAGAATATCGAGAATAATGGGGAAAAAGAAAGCGTTTTTGATCTCTCAAGGGATTTCTGTAGTGGGTTACATTTTACTTTATTTATTGTTTGTTCCGGGAAAACCGTATCTGTTTCTTTTTGCATTGCCGTTTTTCTCATTCGGAATTGGTAGTTTATTTACCTTAATGATGTCGATGACTTCAGATGTAATTGATATTGATGAACTCAATACCGGTAAAAGAAGAGAAGGAAGTTTAGGCGCAATTTATTGGTGGATGGTAAAATTCGGAACTGCAGTTGCAGGATTATTAAGTGGTTTGATTCTTTCTTTGGTCGCTTTTCAATCTAATGCAGCTACACAAACCGACGACACCATGTTTTGGTTGCGAATTTTCTTTGTCGGAATTCCGATTTTAGGAACATTATCCGCTATTTGGATAATGAAAGATTATGATGTAGATGAAGCCAAAGCCAGAGAAGTGAGAGCTCTTTTGGAAAAAAGAAAAGAAAAACCAAAAATTCAATCTTCCGCATATCTTTCCGGTAAGTTGTCGTCATTACTAAAAAATAATAGTTTAAATACCATTAAAGGAACTGATTTTAGCACGGTAAGTGAGACTGAGATAAAAGAACAATATCAAGAAATTTTAAATAATGGTTTGCATGGCGTTTGCTTTAGTCCGTATACCGATGGGCAGCAAATTGGAGATGTTTTATCGTTCGACCAAATCAAAAGAAGATTAGATATTATTGCTCCTCATACCCAATGGATTCGTTCATTTTCCTGTACGGAAGGTAATGAGTTAATTCCCGAAATCGCTCGCCAAAAAGGTTTAAAAACCATAGTAGGAGCTTGGATTAGTGATGATAAAGACAGAAATGAAAGAGAAATACAATCCTTAATCAAATTGGCAAAAGCCGGTTTAGTGGATATGGCAGCAGTTGGTAACGAAGTGTTACACCGTAATGAAATCTCTGAACAAGAACTAATTTCTTATATAAAAAGGGTAAAGCAAGCATTGCCAAATATTTCTGTGAGTTATGTAGATGCTTATTACCAGTTTTTAGACCGACCTAATCTCGTGTCCAATTGTGATGTGCTTTTGGTTAATTTTTATCCGTTTTGGGAAGGTGCAAACAATGATTATGCAGCTTCTTATTTGCAAAACATGATGGAAGTTACACAATCTGTAGCCAATGGAAAGAAAATTATCATTTCAGAAACCGGTTGGCCAAGTAGAGGGGAAACCGTTGACCAAGCAGTTCCTTCAGAAATGAATGCTGTAAAATATTTTGTGGCATCTCACGAATGGGCTAAAAATAATAATGTTGAATTGTTTTATTTTTCATCCTTTGATGAATCATGGAAAGCCAATCAAGAAGGAACCGTCGGAACAGCCTGGGGAATTTGGGATAAAAACGAAAAATTAAAGTTTGAACTTAAACTAAATTAA
- a CDS encoding glycoside hydrolase family 30 protein produces MAFSLQSCKVTDKLKVEVYETSAQGHSLKKITEFTQNDKPLIIKLNPEEKFQTITGFGGSFTEASAYLLNKLSQANRKKILDAYFSEEGANYSLTRTHIASCDFSLSNYTYAKVENDLKLEHFTIEDDKEDLIPMILDAKAISKEGFKIIASPWTSPPWMKDNKKYVGGKLLPEFNDAFALYFSKYLYAYKKEGIDIWGVTVINEPHGNGNNWESTLFSPEEMTLFVQNHLGPKLEKDGWADVKIFGYDQNRAGLPEWVDAMFKNEATSKYFAGTAIHWYESTYEYFAKELQYAHNKAPNKYLIETEGCVDSEVPHWNDDAWYWKKEATDWGWDWASEKEKYLHPKYAPVNRYANDIIGCLNNWVDGWVDWNMVLDRQGGPNWFKNWCVAPVIVDDKNDEVYFTPLYYVMAHFSKFMRPGAVKIGCTIDSNEVVATAVKNPDGSIAVAVFNPTETKQSIEINISNKNALISIDAKALQTIIIKQN; encoded by the coding sequence ATGGCCTTTTCATTGCAAAGCTGTAAAGTAACTGATAAACTAAAGGTAGAAGTCTATGAAACTTCCGCACAAGGTCACTCGTTAAAAAAAATCACTGAATTTACTCAAAATGACAAACCGCTAATTATCAAATTAAATCCGGAAGAAAAATTCCAAACCATCACCGGTTTTGGCGGCTCATTTACTGAAGCTTCGGCCTATTTGTTAAACAAATTAAGTCAAGCCAATCGAAAAAAAATACTCGATGCCTATTTTAGTGAAGAGGGTGCCAATTATTCTTTAACAAGAACACACATTGCTTCTTGTGATTTTTCTTTGAGCAATTATACCTACGCTAAAGTCGAAAACGATTTAAAATTAGAGCATTTTACTATTGAAGACGACAAAGAAGATCTCATTCCGATGATTCTCGATGCTAAAGCCATTTCTAAAGAAGGTTTTAAGATTATCGCTTCGCCTTGGACTTCTCCACCATGGATGAAAGACAATAAAAAATATGTAGGTGGAAAATTATTGCCCGAATTCAATGATGCCTTTGCTTTGTATTTTTCTAAATATTTATATGCTTACAAAAAAGAAGGAATTGATATTTGGGGGGTTACCGTTATCAACGAGCCACACGGCAATGGAAACAACTGGGAAAGCACCCTTTTTTCTCCGGAAGAAATGACTTTGTTTGTCCAAAATCATCTTGGACCAAAATTAGAAAAAGACGGTTGGGCTGACGTTAAAATTTTTGGCTACGATCAAAATAGAGCCGGTTTGCCGGAATGGGTTGATGCCATGTTTAAAAATGAAGCAACCTCAAAGTACTTCGCCGGAACGGCTATACATTGGTATGAAAGTACCTATGAGTATTTCGCCAAAGAACTGCAATACGCCCACAACAAAGCGCCCAACAAATACCTAATCGAAACCGAAGGCTGCGTTGACTCTGAAGTACCACATTGGAACGATGATGCTTGGTATTGGAAAAAAGAAGCTACAGATTGGGGTTGGGATTGGGCCAGTGAAAAAGAAAAATATTTGCATCCGAAATACGCTCCGGTTAACCGCTATGCTAATGATATCATTGGTTGCCTCAATAATTGGGTCGATGGTTGGGTCGATTGGAATATGGTTTTAGACCGTCAAGGCGGCCCCAATTGGTTTAAAAATTGGTGTGTTGCACCGGTGATCGTTGATGATAAAAACGATGAAGTTTATTTCACTCCTTTATATTATGTGATGGCTCATTTCAGTAAGTTCATGCGTCCAGGAGCCGTAAAAATTGGATGTACAATTGACAGCAATGAGGTTGTAGCCACAGCCGTTAAAAATCCTGATGGCTCTATTGCTGTTGCCGTTTTTAATCCAACAGAAACCAAGCAATCAATTGAAATTAATATAAGTAATAAAAATGCTTTAATCTCAATTGATGCAAAAGCATTACAAACTATCATAATCAAGCAAAACTAA
- a CDS encoding glycoside hydrolase family 17 protein, which produces MSYREGHYFSLDNFSETNQNSYEHKSIDFSEISLPKLKNIWRETLENGMHGICFSLYEDGQKPGDVITAEQVNRRIQILKPYSKWIRSFSCIEGNEHIPRIAHQNGMQTLVGAWLGDDLEKNEKEIEALIELANEGCVDIAAVGNEVMYRGDLTEEQLLAYIHRVKEALPNVPVGYVDAYYEFSHRPNITEACDVILTNCYPYWEGCPIEHSFHHMVSMFESAKHAGNGKRVIITETGWPSEGGFLKGAVASNENAIKYFIETQNWSKHNSIEIFYFSSFDESWKVGPEGDVGAFWGLWDKNEKLKF; this is translated from the coding sequence ATGTCATATAGAGAAGGTCATTATTTTTCTTTAGATAATTTTTCGGAAACGAATCAAAATAGTTACGAACATAAAAGCATCGATTTTTCTGAAATCTCTTTACCAAAATTAAAAAATATTTGGAGAGAAACTTTAGAAAATGGTATGCATGGAATTTGCTTCAGTTTATATGAAGACGGACAAAAACCAGGTGATGTTATTACCGCAGAACAAGTAAATAGACGCATTCAAATTTTAAAACCCTATTCCAAATGGATTCGTTCTTTTTCCTGTATTGAAGGCAACGAACATATTCCAAGAATTGCGCACCAAAACGGGATGCAAACATTGGTTGGAGCTTGGCTTGGTGACGATTTAGAAAAAAATGAAAAGGAAATAGAAGCATTAATAGAATTAGCCAATGAAGGTTGTGTAGATATAGCAGCCGTTGGAAATGAAGTCATGTACAGAGGTGATTTAACGGAAGAACAATTATTGGCCTATATCCATCGCGTCAAGGAAGCCTTACCTAATGTTCCAGTGGGATATGTTGATGCTTACTATGAATTCTCTCATCGACCAAACATAACCGAAGCTTGCGATGTAATTTTAACCAATTGTTATCCCTATTGGGAAGGTTGTCCTATAGAGCATTCATTTCACCACATGGTTAGTATGTTTGAATCGGCTAAGCATGCCGGAAATGGTAAACGTGTAATCATTACTGAAACAGGCTGGCCAAGCGAAGGCGGATTTCTAAAAGGCGCCGTTGCCTCTAATGAAAATGCAATCAAGTATTTCATTGAAACTCAAAATTGGTCAAAACATAATAGCATCGAAATTTTCTATTTTTCCTCATTTGATGAATCTTGGAAAGTCGGTCCGGAAGGCGATGTTGGGGCTTTTTGGGGTTTATGGGATAAAAATGAAAAACTGAAATTTTAA
- a CDS encoding RNA polymerase sigma factor: MAKSQLPDAILVDKYVAGDENALAILINRHQSKIYGYIYSKVSDRDVTEDIFQETFFKVIHTLKSKKYYNEEGKFLSWVLRIASNLIIDKYRNDKKMPLNRDTDELLIFSRITDDSLNIERKLIKNQVEIDIKTIIEKLPHDQKEVIMMRYFLDMSFKEIADFTGVSVNTTLGRMRYAITNMRKVIEKNKIYLPS; this comes from the coding sequence ATGGCTAAATCTCAACTTCCTGATGCTATATTAGTTGATAAATACGTTGCCGGCGATGAAAACGCTCTGGCTATTTTAATCAACAGGCACCAATCAAAAATTTATGGGTATATCTATTCCAAAGTTTCGGATAGAGATGTGACAGAAGATATTTTCCAGGAAACCTTCTTCAAAGTGATTCATACACTCAAATCAAAAAAGTATTATAACGAAGAAGGCAAGTTCTTGTCATGGGTTTTGCGTATTGCCAGTAATCTGATTATTGACAAATACCGCAATGACAAAAAAATGCCATTGAATCGCGACACGGATGAACTATTAATTTTCTCCAGAATTACTGATGACTCCTTGAATATCGAACGCAAATTAATTAAAAATCAAGTAGAAATCGATATCAAAACCATCATCGAAAAATTACCTCATGATCAAAAAGAAGTCATCATGATGCGCTATTTTTTAGATATGAGTTTCAAAGAAATAGCTGATTTCACCGGTGTTAGCGTTAATACCACTTTAGGCAGAATGCGTTATGCCATTACGAACATGAGAAAGGTAATTGAAAAAAATAAAATTTATTTACCTTCATAG